A stretch of the Uranotaenia lowii strain MFRU-FL chromosome 3, ASM2978415v1, whole genome shotgun sequence genome encodes the following:
- the LOC129757596 gene encoding helix-loop-helix protein 6 isoform X2: protein MMMATVGMSAYDSGLNFHSFDEDLISDLPSCVYANHHQLGMAAAAASTASTSGAGSSNLRLNTNSLRQIQHQYLHHTECLDSPNSASPSLATSMGSHPYNPSAPYKIQRQQTSTVRERKRVMRSAPNGINAAFDELRGHVPTFPYEKRLSKIDTLRLAIAYIALLREVLEADYDPLTYVEKCLRGEIKTDRANWNTSDLTARLSWINWENLGVHPGRRTILTSLALGSSSESYSCGPPPHLI, encoded by the exons atGATGATGGCAACTGTCGGCATGTCGGCCTACGATAGTGGGCTTAATTTTCATAGCTTCGATGAGGATTTGATCTCGGATTTGCCCTCGTGTGTGTATGCAAATCATCACCAGCTGGGAATGGCCGCTGCCGCCGCCAGTACGGCTTCGACCAGCGGGGCCGGAAGTTCCAATCTGCGGCTGAATACCAACAGTCTGCGGCAGATTCAGCATCAGTATCTGCATCATACAG AATGCCTGGACTCCCCGAACTCGGCAAGTCCGTCTTTGGCCACATCTATGGGAAGTCACCCATACAATCCATCGGCCCCGTACAAAATCCAGCGCCAACAGACGAGTACGGTCCGAGAGCGCAAACGTGTGATGCGTTCTGCTCCCAACGg CATAAACGCCGCATTTGATGAACTGCGTGGCCACGTGCCGACATTTCCGTACGAGAAGCGTCTCAGCAAGATCGATACGCTTCGGCTGGCCATAGCCTACATTGCACTGCTCCGTGAAGTTCTTGAGGCCGATTACGATCCCTTGACCTACGTTGAAAAATGCCTTCGAGGAGAAATTAAAACTGACCGAGCCAACTGGAATACGAGTG attTGACGGCGCGGTTATCGTGGATCAACTGGGAGAATTTGGGAGTGCATCCCGGTCGGCGCACTATCTTGACCTCGCTTGCGTTGGGATCTTCATCCGAGAGCTACAGCTGTGGGCCTCCGCCTCATTTGATTTGA
- the LOC129757596 gene encoding helix-loop-helix protein 6 isoform X1, producing the protein MMMATVGMSAYDSGLNFHSFDEDLISDLPSCVYANHHQLGMAAAAASTASTSGAGSSNLRLNTNSLRQIQHQYLHHTECLDSPNSASPSLATSMGSHPYNPSAPYKIQRQQTSTVRERKRVMRSAPNGSINAAFDELRGHVPTFPYEKRLSKIDTLRLAIAYIALLREVLEADYDPLTYVEKCLRGEIKTDRANWNTSDLTARLSWINWENLGVHPGRRTILTSLALGSSSESYSCGPPPHLI; encoded by the exons atGATGATGGCAACTGTCGGCATGTCGGCCTACGATAGTGGGCTTAATTTTCATAGCTTCGATGAGGATTTGATCTCGGATTTGCCCTCGTGTGTGTATGCAAATCATCACCAGCTGGGAATGGCCGCTGCCGCCGCCAGTACGGCTTCGACCAGCGGGGCCGGAAGTTCCAATCTGCGGCTGAATACCAACAGTCTGCGGCAGATTCAGCATCAGTATCTGCATCATACAG AATGCCTGGACTCCCCGAACTCGGCAAGTCCGTCTTTGGCCACATCTATGGGAAGTCACCCATACAATCCATCGGCCCCGTACAAAATCCAGCGCCAACAGACGAGTACGGTCCGAGAGCGCAAACGTGTGATGCGTTCTGCTCCCAACGg CAGCATAAACGCCGCATTTGATGAACTGCGTGGCCACGTGCCGACATTTCCGTACGAGAAGCGTCTCAGCAAGATCGATACGCTTCGGCTGGCCATAGCCTACATTGCACTGCTCCGTGAAGTTCTTGAGGCCGATTACGATCCCTTGACCTACGTTGAAAAATGCCTTCGAGGAGAAATTAAAACTGACCGAGCCAACTGGAATACGAGTG attTGACGGCGCGGTTATCGTGGATCAACTGGGAGAATTTGGGAGTGCATCCCGGTCGGCGCACTATCTTGACCTCGCTTGCGTTGGGATCTTCATCCGAGAGCTACAGCTGTGGGCCTCCGCCTCATTTGATTTGA
- the LOC129757596 gene encoding achaete-scute homolog 1 isoform X3 gives MAAAAASTASTSGAGSSNLRLNTNSLRQIQHQYLHHTECLDSPNSASPSLATSMGSHPYNPSAPYKIQRQQTSTVRERKRVMRSAPNGSINAAFDELRGHVPTFPYEKRLSKIDTLRLAIAYIALLREVLEADYDPLTYVEKCLRGEIKTDRANWNTSDLTARLSWINWENLGVHPGRRTILTSLALGSSSESYSCGPPPHLI, from the exons ATGGCCGCTGCCGCCGCCAGTACGGCTTCGACCAGCGGGGCCGGAAGTTCCAATCTGCGGCTGAATACCAACAGTCTGCGGCAGATTCAGCATCAGTATCTGCATCATACAG AATGCCTGGACTCCCCGAACTCGGCAAGTCCGTCTTTGGCCACATCTATGGGAAGTCACCCATACAATCCATCGGCCCCGTACAAAATCCAGCGCCAACAGACGAGTACGGTCCGAGAGCGCAAACGTGTGATGCGTTCTGCTCCCAACGg CAGCATAAACGCCGCATTTGATGAACTGCGTGGCCACGTGCCGACATTTCCGTACGAGAAGCGTCTCAGCAAGATCGATACGCTTCGGCTGGCCATAGCCTACATTGCACTGCTCCGTGAAGTTCTTGAGGCCGATTACGATCCCTTGACCTACGTTGAAAAATGCCTTCGAGGAGAAATTAAAACTGACCGAGCCAACTGGAATACGAGTG attTGACGGCGCGGTTATCGTGGATCAACTGGGAGAATTTGGGAGTGCATCCCGGTCGGCGCACTATCTTGACCTCGCTTGCGTTGGGATCTTCATCCGAGAGCTACAGCTGTGGGCCTCCGCCTCATTTGATTTGA